One Aptenodytes patagonicus chromosome 7, bAptPat1.pri.cur, whole genome shotgun sequence genomic window, CTGCTTAAGGCTGTCTGAATTACAGTAGCCCTTTGCGTGTGGGACACAGGATTTCCCAGACTCTGCAGGGCAGACAGCTTGCAGACCTGCTCTGGCTGTGAACGTCTCACTTGGTTCCTGAACAGGATTCTCTCTGGTAGAACATCCTACCAAAGTGCTTGCAGCCGCTTTGTGTTGCTCTGACCTCCCATCTGATGTGAACCAATTCTACACAGCATGTGAACTTTTTCTTGAGcttgaaatgcaaagaaaggaaTGTCGTTTTCTGGTGGTCTATTACCATTACTgcagtaaagcaaaaatatacttTCATATGTCATTCTGTAAAGGATGCAATAATGCTGTATTGTGTGGAGGCCACCTTGTGGCATTATGGAAGTAGAATCCAGATGTAAAAAACAACACAGCATTTAGACTGCATAACAGGAAACAAGGATTTTAAACTGCTTATATTTTTGGAAACCAAACGTCACAGTGGTGTGTCATTCTAGCCTTACATGAATGATTACAGGTGGTGTCTATACAGGCAACAACTCAGGAATCTGAGGACGTGTGTAGCACCATTCTGTGTGGCATTGCTTCTTATATAGTCAGCTTAATGGATGCTGTGGTTCTTAAACACACTGCTTGCATGGTTTATGCACAATTGCTGCTTAACAGAGATGTAGGGACAAATTTTACAGTGAACAGGAGCAGATGAGGACTGCAGTCAAAGTACTGTAAAACCAACTTCCAGGTTACTATCATGTTACACCCGTATTTGTTCTGCTTGCAAGAGGGGGTCTAGAAatttttacagaaggaaaattgtgctccttttctctgcatttaaatgaataattaaatttCCTCCACCAAAGAATGAAATTTGAGTTCAGTAAAGATCAGTTCAGTCAATTGCAACCAAGTAAATGTTTCTATTCTGTAAATTGCCAGTAGATGGCATAATGATTCCATGCtacaataaatttatttaaaaaaaaaaaagcagtgctgaaGCAAAGGTGCTGCACAATTTTTAATTCTATGTGTAATCATAGTAAAGCTCCTTGTGAAGGAGAGAGCTCAGTAAATGAGCTAACTGGCTGTGGCTTTTCACAGTACCTTTATGCTGAATTCTTCCATCTACCTTCAGTTTGTGTATTCTCATAGATCTGCTTGCTTGGGTGGGCGTTTTGATTTCTTCTCACCTCTAAttagtttctcaaaaaaaaaatgtaggtatGAGTATTCTGATACACATCTAATTCTTATTTACTCTTTATATCAGCCATGTCTATGTCTTTGTTTCCACTGAACGTTTGTGAACCAGCATTGCTCATCTGGTGCACTGGGTGTTACCTGTATACCTATATTGGGGGACTGACTCAGAGACTACAGTAAGATTAGAGGCAGATGGCTGAAGCTGCTCCCTGCTTGTCTGCTGAAAGCCAACAGCTCTGCATATCACTGCCTGAATCTCACACAAAACAGGCTGCTGTTGCTTGTGGTCCAGTGTACGTCCAGTGTATTAAAGTAAACCAGTATCAATGAGAGGATCatgtacattttcaaaagcaaaatatttaaatactagtCAAAGTGCTATCAGCTTTATAGAAAGAGAAGTTTTTAGAGCAATTGCACTGAGATGTTCAAAGGTGAATTAAAGCTTATGAAAATGCTTTACTAATGCTGAACTATAAGCAAAAAATGCATATAGCACGTTTTGCTAGCGTTCAGACTGTGAAAAAGATTCAGCACAAAAATAAGTTCTGCTACAGTTTTGCAAACTCCTTTTACCCTcgggagaaaaaaacctctcttgCTACTTAAGAGTATCCACCAGTATCCCAGACTACATGATTCTCTGTAAACAGCTATGATGCTCATGGATTTTGATGTTGCATTTGGAGAGCTCAGAGGGATTTAATGGGTCTCCTCTGCTTTTTCGGTTTGTACATGAAACCAAAAGTGACGAAATCTGGAGATACAGATTTCAGTGTTATCAGTGTGATTGCATCATGTTAGTCTAGACCTCCTCTTTGTTCAACCCATTAGGGACTGTCAGCTGTCATCCGTCTGGCTGACAGTTCTGTAGCATTAGCAACAGCTGGTTGAAGTAACTCAGACAAAACCAAGAATTTGCTTGTGAGCAGGGTAGAACTTTTCAGAAACTTGCCAGTTTCTACATAGCTGTTACTCAGGGAGTGAATCCATCAATGAAGAGACAGCTATAAAACATGGAGGTCATCCTTGATTGCACTTTCAGGAGGTTGATGGAATTGTTCGGTTGTTTCAATTGAACTGAAACTGTCGCTGAGCAGTTTTATCTGTCTTTTCTGATCAGGGATTCACTTGACATCAAGCTGCAGACGTAACTTTGCTAATAGTGAAAAtccttccagaagaaaacaggtaGCATCTCCCAGATGATGTACTAAGAAAATGAGTAGTTGGTTATATTTTGAGAAATTTATAGctggacatttttatttctttgtttccatttgtactacttttgttttgggttttgttctttttaccTAGAAGGCAAACACCCACAGCATGATATCAAAACTCACAAATAGCATTGTGCAATCCACTCAAATGAGATGCTGTGATAGCTAGTCTTAATCAAAATGGCAGTAATCAaccaaattaattattttctcagttgTGTACACTCAAAAAATATGGTAACCAATTTATGTTTGTATGAAATAGAGCTATTAATATGTAAAGAAGTTACACAGTAAGAGAAGGGACCGTTTCCCTAACATTAAAACGGTTGCATGCCAATACAGGTATTGGAAACctcacatatataaaaataaagatatgctTCTGCAATGAAAGCTGCACCCACAGCCAGGGTTTCTACATGAGGATGGGATTCTAGCCAACAGGCTGTTTAAGTAACTTGTCAGTTTGTTAGCAGGATGATGCAGAGGGAGAAGCGCGGACTAGAATATGAAAGAAcaaatgaggttttcttttctttggggTTCACAAGACTTTAAACGAAGTAACTGTATTACCTaggttataaaaataaattatttggttgAGGAAATCCTTAAAACTGGAGGGCATGACCATTCTATGTGGTCTGACAGCATCCTAATACGGTTCcttgaagatatttaaaaaataggagCATTTTTACACTAACTGCATATGACAACTAGTAACGTGAGATGTCACTGTGAAGACGATGTCTTTCTGTGGTGTTATACTGGAAACAAGTGTTGCGTCTCTGGCTTTAACATAAATCCTATTTTGTGATTCTATTGGTAAGTACCTGCTTCActaacaaaaactgaaaaaagcgATGCTCAAAGTTACTCAATTCAGAAAAGCTACTTTCTAACACTCCTTAGTTCTAGCATTCTTAGGTTTCCACCCCTGAAACTGCTGGAGTTTCTTGCTTTTGTGAGTTTATGTGACAGAAGAACCTCATCAATCATATGTCTTCCTGCTTGTCTCCGAAGTAGGGACATCTCAAAATTACTACTAGAGAAATAATTCACGTTATCCCACTCACGTGGGGTCACATACGCTTTCAAAATCATGCCCAATGTAATATAATGTTTTTATTGAGTTTCAGGTGATGACCAGGTTCATCATCTCTAACATAATCATGCTTAATAATTAAATGTTTCCAATGTGTTCAGTAATTAACTCTGACATAAGTAAGAGAGGTAAAAAGGAAGCAAGCGTAGCCACGTGCCAATGAATACGTACGACATAATAGGACACGCTGCGTAAAGGGAAAATAGGGGTAGGGAAGTTATTACAGCCCTCTTAGTTTCTCCTCTGTCTGTGCCTGCCCACTAAGTAACAGCCTTTCATACTGTTGTACTGTCAAGAAGTTCTAGTTATTCATCAGAAACAAACTGCAGCACTGTAAATCATTGGTTAAAAGAAGACACTTTAGGCCTTGATTTAATgaccaattttaattttttttcttttgtaagcttttttgtaactttttcctagaaaaagcttgattattattctttgcatGATAACTATTAGGATTTAACTTAAAACTGTCTTAATTCTAAATGGATCCACCTGTTACCAAGGAAGAGACATCTACTTCTTACACATTTATGCTGTTCAGGTTTGCATGCGTGTCCTTCCACGTTTTAAGTAGCAAATTATCGTACCCTTTGTTTTTTACTCACAAACCAAAAAACGAAGGAGCCCTCCCACCACCCGCTCCATTTCTCATCTTGGAACAAGCGAATTGTTGAAAAACTCTGTACGGGGACGGGTTACCCAGGGTGCAAGTTACCCGCGCCACAGACTCGCAGCGAGTTCCGCAAAACGTTTTTAGCGACTGTGCCGCTTTTAGGGCCCAAGCGCACCAGCCGCAAGGTCTGAAAGATGTCGATGAACAGCCAGCCCCGGAGCATCTGTATTGCCTCTACTGAGGAGCGGGTGCCCCCGCGGCCTTGCCGGTGCTCTGCCCGAGGCGAGGGGCTTCCCCGCAGCCTGCGCTCTTTCACGCGgacgcgggcggcggggcggccgagccggcTCGGGCCCCGCACTCCCTCCCTGCGTAGGCCGCGCCGCAGCGCCCGGCATAGCTCCGCGGGAAGCTCTGTCCGGCCGGCGCTCCGCCGCCGGGCcagcggctcggctcggctcggctcggctcccccAGCCGGGCAGCCGCCGCCCCCTGGGGCTCGGGCCCTGCGGCGCCTCACCCGCGGGAAACCGCCGCAGCGCTTCCGCATCGCGACGCGTCCTGGCGGAACAGCTCCCTCACGCCTATCCGCCAGTGCGCTGCACGTCAcctggcggcgcggcgcggcgcggcgcggcgcgccgCGCTCTCACGTGCGCATGCGCACGGCACCGCGGCCTTTCCGCCTGCCTGGTGCGCACGCGCAGCGAGTCTGTTGCCCTGCTCTCCGCGCGAGCTGCGCTCTGGGCCCCGGCGGCTCGCCCTCAGCGCATGCGCGAAGGCGACCGGCCCGTCCCGCGAAGGAGGCGGCGGCGCGATGGCGGCGCGGAGAGGGGCTGCGTGCCTGGtgctgctctggctctttgcGTCGCCGCTGCCCGATGGCGCCTGTGGCTCGGAGGCAGCCGGGACAGCGGAGTcgccgggcggcgcgggcccTGGGGAGCGGTTTAAGATCGAGGGCCGGGCCGTGGTACCCGGGGTGAAGCCGCAGGACTGGATCGCGGGGGCCCGGGTGCTGGTGGACGGGGAGGAGCACGTCGGCTTCCTGAAGTgagcggcgggcggggcggggggcttgGTCCCGGCGGGGAAGCAAGCGTCCCTCGCCGGGCTTGGGCCGGTGTCGCCCTGTGCCGCGGGAGCCGCTCGGAGATGCCCTCCACCTCGGCGCCTCCGACGGGCTTAGCGTCCCTTCTACAGTCGCGGCCGTAAGATGGCGGCCGGCTGTGGCAGAGCGGAGCAGCGCCCTGCAAGTTAGCGGCCTTGTCCCAGTTAGCAGCGCACAGCTGTGGAGGTGAACGTCTCGCGTCCGACTTTTGCTTTACTGGTACACTTGCGCCTTACCTTGTAAGGCATTAGAAATGGCCAGGCCTGTCGTGGGAACCAGCAGTGCTGTAGGGATTGTTGTTCTCAGCCTCCTGCAGACGTAACCAAATTGATGACTAAAGTTGCTGGCTCTTGAGCGATCAAAAAATTGGAactgagttttaattaaaaaaaaaccaaacacgttTGCATTAAATTCTGGACTACAGTGTTTGTTCTCAGCTTCTGCGGGTGCAAATcctgtcacttctttttttaaggccCTCTCCTTAGCTAAGAATTTACTCATTCTGGAGAAATGTTTGTTTGTGGCAGAAAGTTACAGTTGTAGTTATCTATTACACTACCTATGAAAAACAGTTTCACTGTACCAGTGAAATCCATTTCAAGGGATATGGCTTTATTCCTTCACACAAGATCATGCAAATGCATTTGGAAGCTGTAAAGAATCACATTAGCTTATTCAGTCTCGGGTGGTAGTGGGTATATTCAGACCAGCAAAGGGTTTAGAGATACTAAGGCATAGAAAGTGCCCTCAGAATTAAGAATTGAACTGATCTCATGGTTTCAAGAGTAGAAGCTAATTCTaaaatcctttttattatttttaatacagtataatacattgcttttaaaattatgtattaaaatgagaaagtttATATGGAATTAAAATACATCCTCTCATAAATACCAATCATTTTTAATTATTCCCTCTGCAGTAAAAGTTGAACTGAACTTTGACTCTGGGAACTGTCAATAGGTTAACACAACAGATTTTACTCTGCAAAACTTGCAGAATCTTGTCAGTGTAGCACCTGATAAGCCAGTACAACCAAGTTGTGGGAGCCTGACATCATATTTAGGAGCTGATTTAATAAATACCATGGAGTTGGTAAGTTTCTAAATGCTTGCTTGGAACTCGAGTTGTCTGAAATACGAGGAAATAGTCTTAGCTAAGAGCATACCATATTTATGACAGTGTAACCTAGATATCAAGCTCTATTGATTACATTAATTTGTCATGTCTATTTGTAGACGTATCAAATTACACTGATATAACTTAAAGCCAAGCAATTAATATTATATAAGTTACATAGTTCAATAAACATATTTGTAGATGTTGCGCTACCATAACATGGTACATTTTAGCAAAGATGCTTTAATGTCGGTTGGGATCTTTTTTTGTCACTTGTAATGAGCACAGTACTGGATGGCAGTATACTTTTAGTAAGAACTGTGttagaagaaagaacaaatttCTTAAATAACAGTGGTATTTCAGGCTCAGTAGAGAGATCCTTCACTTTCAGTGACGGATATAAATGTATTTGGTATATCAGAAGATGTATTTCTCACCATCTCTCAGGCAGGTTTTGATTAAATATTACATGGATGTCATTCCAGTtatcaaaaagaggaaaataattatttgacaTAGCAAAGTTGCTTTTTGAGTATTCCAAGAATCATTCTCTGGTACAAGCATTTTTATAAATCTGATTAGTTTCCCCACTGTTATAAAAatgaaacttgttttcttctaaaaaggcAGTATGGGATACCAGTATATGAAGTCAGAATTCGCTTTGTCATATAAATaaatctttaggaaaaaaactaTAATtgaattttatcaaaataatactgtaaagaatgaaaaaataaaaggaagtttTTAGGGAAACATCCTTACAGCAGTTGCAATATAAGATAGCGTAAGCATTCTTAGGGGTTCAAATCATCCCACAAAGTATTAGTGAAACCCACCTACACAGTGCTGTTTATATGCTTCTGTCTTCGTGGTGGGAAGGTCCTTAAGTGATGTACGTCTTTGAGAGAGAGAACTTGTGTGAAGGATGTAAGGACAAAATTCTTTTTGAGGGTTCgtttatttgttttcctgatgCAAGTTTCTAATGTATCaggttttattacttttttcccccctttgagcAACTTTTTTTGTCTTAACTTTGAGTCTTATTTTTAGGAGGGAGatcttttatattaattttaaaagggtAGAGATcactaaattttttttcctggaaacttcTGGAAGCATGTAGGAGGAGAAATGCAAGCTTCTGTACTTTAATGGCAACTGGTGCTGAAGCTTTCAAGTATCCTCTTACTAATATTTTCACCAAatattgtttcatattttaaaataaaagcagtctgCCTAAAAATCCCTTCTGTGTATTTGTTCAGAGCTCTTAGTTCCCTTATTGTTGTGATAGAGCTTTCCAGTGTGGCCTAGTCCTAAAGGGAGCAATTAAAAGTAAAAACCTCTGTTTTGCAATAAAGGCACAAACCCCAGTTTTTGTGCTTTGCAAGTCATCTCCAATATCTACCCACACTATGTAGAATgtaaatttttgggtttttttgcttccagCAGAAGTACTGAAGCAAAGTAAACTTCATTGTATTGTATctcagaaggaggaaggaaggtgtaAGTCAATTCTGCCGTCATTTGAATACATGAAATCTAACCATTTCAAATTTTACTTATTCCTCCAGCAAGACAATAGCTTGAGGTCATGAGAAAACCTTTAACGTAACTGGTAATTTCTGCTACTCTCGTGGTACACATTGATGACCTTGATGTTACGAGTGCTGAGCAATTTAGATTTTCCTTTTGGTCATTGTTGTTATATTAAgatttataatataaaaagacACTAttacagtttcttctttttaaaaaaaataaagcaccctGTCTTGTGTACTGGAGCATATTGAAATGTAGCGGAACTTACTGTTTTTTCAGGACAGATGGAAGTTTTGTGGTTCATGATGTACCTTCAGGATCTTACGTAGTGGAAGTTATATCCCCTGCTCATAAATTTGAGCCCGTGAGAGTTGACATAACTTCAAAAGGCAAAATGAGGTGAGCCTTTCCTGTTTTGCTTCTCTATTGATCTATCAGTTATGCCTGACAGCACAGTATAAGAAGTAAACAGTAGTGTAGATCTGATGTTCCATTTCAGACCGTATGTTTCAGCTTCTTTTATCATAACTTCTAGGAGCACATTTCTTAGAATTCAAAGtctgatttctttcttcctttcatatTTATGGCCTTAAATAAGAGTAAATggataaaaaaaatcctatttgtttacttttgttattttcttatGCAGCTATCCTGAAATAAAATCTAGACATAAATTAGTTAACTGCTTTATCTTTTGcctatacctttttttttttccttcttccctttttcctttcttttttggtaaatGTTCTGTCAAGACTTGGCACAATGAAATTCTAATTCATTCTAATTCtgaattctaaaatatttctgttacacCTCCATAAGATACTCCTTACAGTTACTGGCAAATGCTAGTAGTTGCTAGCCTGCAGTAATTCTGTAGCAtcgttagcttttttttttaatgttatggcTTAACATATGTTGTCCCTAACAACTATAACTGCACATCTGTAACTGCACACTATTCGGtaagtaatacagaaaaataactaTCGTATCTAATAAGgtgctttttgtttaaatgaacatGTTTGtagttcatttttctttgtacagGCACACATGTAGTATCTTAACTTCAAGTTTGTCTTTTACAGTATCTTATAAAAGATGCCGTTATATTTTTAGGAGTACAAACATCAATATAAACACTGTAGCAGTGTTTTTAGGGGAGGTTAAAAATTGAAATCTCAAACTGAAAACAGTGCAAACAGTATGTTTGTAATAATAATAGCACAATTTGTTTGTGCTTAGATTTTTTTCACAAACTtcatgagatttttatttttatactttgttAGGCAGTATCTCATTGGCAACAATATGTAATAAATATGGAAGGAACTCGGTGAAATAGACACAATAGTGTGTATAACGTCTCAGCACTGTTTTTGGTATCTGAGGACTAGAGGACAAATTTGACGTTAAGTAAATTGCTAGGATATGTCTGCAGAACGAAGTACCAGTAGGCTTGACATCTCTACCAGTCAAACAGGTAGAAACTATAATAAGGAATGCAGTTGGGAGATGCATGGAAAGATGTGATACGTGGGGAAAATGTCAACTGGGCTTTTCTAAGGGAtgttctgccttaaaaaaaataccGAAATTCTTAGAAAGAGGAAACAGCATGTGGATAACAGATACGTTTGATAAGATCTACTTGAAAAtctcaaaagcttttaaagaaaatatgtagTCGTAAGGTAGGAGGGAAAGACATTCTATGGATGAATAGTTGGTGAAAAATTCAGAAGGAATAAATGATTTCTCTTGTAATGGGCAGAAGTCATCCCTGGAGTTGCACAAGCTGTGTAAATATTCATAAATCATGAAAAATGGGTGAAGAGTGACAAAGTTAGATGATAGTACCAAGTAACTATCTGAATACTAGGCCCAAGTGAAGAATACTAGTGAAGAACTATGGAAAGACCTTATAAAGTAATAAAGACTGAGATTCAGTATTGATAAATGCGAAGTAATGCACTTAGGGAAAAGGTAGTATTAACTTCATATATAAATAATTGTTGCCCCAAGCAAACTGTTTAAGCTACACTGCACTGTTCAAGGCTGTACCTTCTCTTTAAGCATTGTAGCTTTTCGTGCTTGTTACCAAGgtgagaaaaaatgttttgcagaggTCACACTTGAACAAATAGTTCTGATGTTTCTGATCTGCAGGTCTGTTTTCCGTATCAAGTTTTTCAGCCTGCTTAATAGCTAGCctggaaaaaaaggtaaagtatCATTTGATTCCATAAAGTGTGCTGCTGAGAGAAATTagcttctgaaaaatgaagtctAGCTGACACTGCCTAGCAGATAGTTTTGTTTGTATTCTATTATTAAAACTTCATTTGGAATATTattaaataatctttatttttcattaaagattgtatgtgtatttttaattatttacattttgctcATTAGAGCAAGATATGTGAATTACATCAAAACCTCTGAAGTTGTCAGGCTGCCATACCCACTCCAGATGAAATCTTCTGGGCCTCCTTCATACTTTATAAAGAGAGAATCTTGGGGATGGACAGATTTCCTCATGAACCCTATGGTACGTATAAGCAACACACAAAGGTTAAAAGTATGCTAAGGATCCAAATATAGCTATTCTTCAGAATACCGAGaataaaataattgagaaaaGGTATGCACACTTTGCTTTTCTGAGAGGtttgttttaatgctttgttttttaCTTGTTTACAAATAGAAAGTTTTTCTATGACCTCTCCTCCCCTATATACCCACTCTGTTAATGTCCTCTGAAAATAGCCCATAGTCTGGTTCCTTTGACAACATGATGTTGTTCTAGTAGTGTGGGAGAGCAACATGTTGCAAGATTGTAATTATAACATTTGAAAGAGATAACAAACATTTACTTTAATGGTCCAACTTTGAAATCTGTTACTTAAAACATAATACTTCCTTACCACGTTTCTTTCCTGACAAGTGGATTACTGTAACTGGGTTACTGACTCAGAATGCAGTAGTTGTAGAATTTGGCTGTGTCTAAAAATGTCTGGAGCAACAAAtaagctgaagaaatatttgctgttttctgtataGGTGATGATGATGGTTCTTCCATTACTGATATTTGTACTTTTGCCTAAAGTTGTCAACACCAGTGATCCTGATATGAGACGGGTAAGTGCATTCAATTGATGCAGACATAGAGAACAAAGATAATGAGATTTTAAGGtacagaaaagtaataaaaacaaagccgGACTTTTAAAGAAGTCTTAATGGGCATCACTTATTCAGTTAATACAGTGTTGCTGTTCTAACAATGAATTCTAACATTTCCGACTCATGAATGTGCTGTTAAACAGCACAACACAGAATTAAATTGTTTGGCACTGCTTTGAAAGTGTTACAGTATGAATGGTGTTTTCCAGAGTTTCTTTAGagcaataaatacaatttttcaaaggctattttttctataaatttcCAATGTATTTCTGCACTATGTTTAAATCTAGCATTTCATTTTTAGACATCATTTAGTAAGTGTCAGGTGTGTTGAGAAGAGTATGATGTGGGCTTCTCTTACCCATCAACCTAAACCATACAGTTTACAAGACTGTTAAATCCAGATATCACAATAGTGCATATGATATGGAGTCCTAATGTAGTCATTAAATTATCTGATTTATTGTCCTTTCATCATGCAAAATGCCGAATAGCAGAAGGCTAGGACAAAATGGAGATTCAAGGTGTTTGCtaaatcttttcttatttttagaagtATTCCTTGTCTGTCTTGGGTGGCTGCTTTTTGAGGgtttggttaattcgaactccTTTTCCTCTAAATGACCACTGTCTTCAGTAGTACTTTATAGGTGTCtgagcctcttttttttttttttttttttttttaaagtaatacctATAAAAAGCATATCGGAGCTATGTAATGCTCTTTTGGCTTTAATTTTTGGTTAAAAACAGGATACAAATTTATGCTAGATATCCGTGGCATGTTCTTCAAACCAAGCTGAACTTTGGaagttgaattttaaaaaaatcacttattcCTTACTTTTTTCACTGATCTGACA contains:
- the EMC7 gene encoding endoplasmic reticulum membrane protein complex subunit 7, which codes for MAARRGAACLVLLWLFASPLPDGACGSEAAGTAESPGGAGPGERFKIEGRAVVPGVKPQDWIAGARVLVDGEEHVGFLKTDGSFVVHDVPSGSYVVEVISPAHKFEPVRVDITSKGKMRARYVNYIKTSEVVRLPYPLQMKSSGPPSYFIKRESWGWTDFLMNPMVMMMVLPLLIFVLLPKVVNTSDPDMRREMEQSMNMLNSNHELPDVSEFMTRLFSSKSSSKSGSSSSKAGKSSSGKRR